GTGTGCGATATTTTTTGCACGTCCGGTCAACAGGTTATCCATGACAATTAGTTCGTGCCCTTCGTCCAGCAAACGGTCACACAAATGGGATCCCAAAAACCCTGCGCCACCTGTTAGTAAAATACGCATATAGTTCCTTGGACGAATAGACGAATAGACGAATAGACGAATAGACGAACCCCACCCTACCACCCAAAATCACTACGAGCTTCGATTCGTTGATTCGTTGATTCGCATTTATAGTTTAAAGACGTGATCTTTGTTTCCAGATACAGCCTGCGTGGCATTGCGCGTATCGACAATACAGCGCGCGTGTTTTACAATCCATTCATAATTCCAGTCGCTGTGATGCGTCACAATGACCACACAATGGGCTTCTGTTAAATGTTTTTTATTTAAAGAAGTACTCTTCAAGTCCAAACTTTCTGTCTGCAAGTGATCCACAAACGGATCGCAATACGAGACCTTCGCCCCTTTCTCCTGAAGCATTTCTATAATATCCAATGCTGGTGACTCGCGAATATCGCGTACATCGGGCTTGTACGTCACGCCCAAGATCAGGATGTTCGAGCCTTTCAAACACCGCTCGTATTCGTTGAGGGCGTCGGTGGTTTTTTCAACCACATAGCCCGGCATGCTGCGCGTCACTTCGCTGGCCAATTCGATAAAGCGCGCATTGTAATTCAAGGTCTTTAGTTTCCAGGCGAGGAAGTGCGGATCAACTGGAATGCAATGCCCGCCCAACCCGGGACCGGGATAAAAGGGCATAAACCCAAACGGCTTGGTCGCTGCGGCATCGATGACTTCCCAAACATCCACTCCCAGACGGTCACACATCAGGGCTACTTCATTGACAAGGCCGATATTTACACTACGAAATGTATTTTCCAGCAGCTTGGTCATTTCAGCAGCCTGGGTCGATGAGACCGGCACGACTTCGCCGATCAATTGCCGGTAAAAATGCGTGCCTATTTCTGTGCAAGACGGTGTAATACCACCCACGACTTTGGGCGTGTTGGT
This sequence is a window from Gemmatimonadota bacterium. Protein-coding genes within it:
- a CDS encoding nucleotide sugar dehydrogenase gives rise to the protein MAIPERLSREIPNPRQILEEKIASREARIAVMGLGYVGLTLSVELGKVGFSVTGIDTSACKVDLVESGKSDVQGVSEFEVAGLKAVGKLTATRECDVLDEADVVVVCVPTPLNKTRDPDVSFILQACGAIKDRLHCGQLVILESTTYPGTTHELVLPLLEESGLKVGRDFFLVFSPERVDPGNSVYTITNTPKVVGGITPSCTEIGTHFYRQLIGEVVPVSSTQAAEMTKLLENTFRSVNIGLVNEVALMCDRLGVDVWEVIDAAATKPFGFMPFYPGPGLGGHCIPVDPHFLAWKLKTLNYNARFIELASEVTRSMPGYVVEKTTDALNEYERCLKGSNILILGVTYKPDVRDIRESPALDIIEMLQEKGAKVSYCDPFVDHLQTESLDLKSTSLNKKHLTEAHCVVIVTHHSDWNYEWIVKHARCIVDTRNATQAVSGNKDHVFKL